GTCACCAATGAGATGAACGAAATGCGACAGATGCTGGAAGAATTCACCGCTCTGCAGCACCAGCAGAATCagagcaacaacaacacccaGCAGGAGATGTACAACCTGGCCTCGGCAGCCAACAATGGGAGAGACCCAGGAGAAGTCCTCAAGCCTAGCCCGCCTGAGTACTTCGACGGAACCCCGAGCAAGCTACCCACGTTCCTTACTCAAAGCCGAGCCTTCATCACGTACTATCCGAATCAGTTTCGCAACGATTCCGCCAAAGTAATGTACATGGCAGGAAGACTCATCAAAACTGCAGCCCAATGGTTTCAACCCATCATGAATGACTACATGACAAACCCACCTTACAAACTACAACCACGAACCGCTTTACTCTTCGGAGAAAACGGACGTCACGAGATGGAAGAAGCACTCAAAATGGCGTTCGGAACCATTGACGAAAAAGGCCAAGCAGAAAGGAAAATCAAAACACTTAAGCAAACCGGATCAGCATCTACCCTAGGAGTTGAGTTTTTGCAACTCGCAAGCAAGCTACCCTGGGACCAAGACGTATTGATGTCATTTTTCTTCGACGCACTCAAAGAACAAGTCCAACAAGAATTATGGGAGAAAGATCGACCCAGGACATTGGTCGAATACATCAATATGGCAGTCAAAATCGATGACCGACAATTCGCATGGAGAACTCGTAACTCACGAGGAAACAAGGGACGACAAGACAATAAACCTAGATACCATGCCAACCAAGGGAGAACTCGACAAACTGACACGTCCTACGGCACCGAAGCAGGACCAATGGCTATAGGAATGACTAAACGAGACAAGTCCAAAGTCACTTGCTACAACTGTGGCAAGAAAGGACACTACGAACGAGAATGTAAGAACCCCGTCAAAACTAACCAAAAATACAGACCTGTTCCAGAAGGTAAGAAAATCAACATGGTCAAGAAAAACGAAGAACCTCAGATGGCAATCAAAACCATCAACATGACTCGAAAAGACGGATACGATATGACACAAGCAAAAGTACATCAACAACTTCGATCCAACCCCTCGATGTACACGACCCGTTCCTTAGCAAAGAAGAAACCCCTCGAAAAATACTATTCCAAACTGGAACCAGAACAACGACCTGTTCTAGGACATACGGCCCCATCCACAGAAGTTCTCTATTCACGAagcaaggaagaaaaaagagagaaaagaaacaacCGCGAACAGAAGAAACGGCAACAGGCCAAAAAAGACAAAACAATTGAGTTAGAATGGGTACCAGTACCCGagcacaaccaacaacccaCCAAAGGAAAATCCATTTTTATGGTCAGAAAGGGAAAGGAAATTGCCCCTAAACCGGACAATGAACCTAGTACCAAGGAGGTCAACCAGGAAATCGACAACATTCCTGTCAAAGTCACCTCACGACGACCAAACCGACATACCAATGATCCCAATTACTTGGAATCCTGCAGAGTTCAAAGGGAGTCCGACGCCAGGAAACTCAGGAATAAGAACGAGAAAACAATCTGGAACACCCCTATCGTACCACAATACGATGAATTCAACCAACGTTTCTGGACCAACAAACACCAGAAATATACGGAACTCGCCAGGGAACGAGCCATCACGGAACAAGATGACGACATCTACATCCGAGCGTACACAAAAGAAATGTTGGAAGACCCTACAACTCCAGAAGAACGTATGCAAGCGGAAAAGGACCTAAGGAGGTACCCTAATCACCCGAACCACAAGCAGATATCATGGGTATCATGCACACGACACTACTGCTCGAGACACCAGCAAGATAAGATAGCAAACGATTGCTTCCCAGTACAAGTTCCGGAACATCAAGAACAGAAACCCTACCTGATAATCGACACAGTTGGGTACCGAGTTACAAAGAAATACAGGGGATCTCAAGTAGCAAAACTAGAAGCTCACACAGAAACACGAGAACGAGCTCTAGCACATATTCAAAATTCTAGACACGTCTCTCAGTGGAGACAACGGGTACAGCAGGAAGTCGAGATCGCCGAAGACGAAACACTCGACCAAGAACTCAGTCAAATCAATCAGGACATCACCCGATGGGAAGGAGAACTATCCCAAGATGAACAAGATATCCTTCGACAGCTAGACAAGCAACAGTTGCAAGAACGATTGATACAaactgaagaagaaaaaggaagaccCCTCACTGAAGGAGAAAAAGCAGACATCATCCTAGACCACGAGGTAGGAAAGATGGAAGCTGCTTATCAACAAAAATTAGCCACCCAGAACGAATGTCCCGACGACATCAACTGCACCAAGAGCGAATGCAGCATGGATCACCCATGGGGAAAAGGCACGCGCCATCTGTAACGGAGCGACAGATAGGCGAGAAATCAGAGGCTAAACTACCTAAGAAAGCTCTGAGAATGGCAACGAAAGGACGCCAACGAACCTGCCTAGAACTAAAAGTCAGAATCAAGGGCAAGTGGCTAAGTGCACTTGTAGATAGCGGAGCCGACATGAACTTCATTTCCCCTACAACGGTTAATGAACTAAGCTACCATGGAAGGACAAGAACGACCCATATACAGTACATGACGGACAAGGAGAAACCTATCTTTACGAAAACGGAAATATCACCAgagagattgatcacctcaaggtaTTCGTTAACGGAAAAAACCAAGGTATCGACTTCGACATCATCCCAGTATGGAGATACGATCTAGTACTCGGATACCCATGGCTATTACGCTACAACCCACAATTCAACTGGAGAACTGGCCAGGTGGACTGCGAAGACCACCCTTCAGATGATGAAAGCGATTCAGGCTACGACACGAGATCTCGAACTTCGACTGAAGAGAGCAGCGAAGACAGGAGCGGCAAAGTACCGCCCATTCCAAAAGGAACACGACACAAGTACCACAAAGGCAAGGTTAAATGCATCAGACGAACGATAGCATCTCTCAAAGGACAGTTCAAACAACTGGACCAAGACATCAAGCAAATGAAACAGATTGCCGCGAAGGAATCTGACGAACGACTCAAGAACATACCACCGGAGTATCGTATCTATGAGAAATTGTTTCAAGAGGAACTAGACACAAAGTTACCCCAACACACGGACTACGATATTGAAATCGTACTAAAGGATGGAAAGAACCCGAAATTCTTCCCCATCTATAATCTATCTCAAGATGAGCTAGGAACGCTCAGAGAATGGATAAACGACATGATACGGAAAGGATACATTAGACCATCAAAATCCTCAGCAGGATTCCCGGTCATGTTCGTACCAAAACCCAATTCGAACAAACTACGACTTGTAGTGGATTACCGACAACTTAACGAAATCACGGAAAAGGACAGAACACCGTTACCACTCATCACCGAACTCAAGGACCGTCTATTCGGCAAAAAATGGTTTACCGCCCTCGATCTCAAATCTGCTTACAATCTCATTCGAATCAAAGAAGGCGACGAATGGAAAACAGCCTTTCGAACGAAATACGGACTATTCGAATACTTGGTTATGCCTTTTGGATTAACCAACGCACCCGCAGTATTCCAACGCATGATCACGAACGTACTTCGAGAATACCTTgacatctttgtagtctgCTACCTAGACgatatcctcatcttctctgacacagaagaagagcacacagaacacgtccacaaggtTTTGAAAGCACTGCAAGACGCCAACATGCTCGTCGAACCCACCAAAAGTCACTTTCATCAGTCTCAAGTAACGTACTTAGGACATGAAATCTCGCACAACGAAATCAGGATGGACAGACGAAAGATAGCAGCAGTCGCTGAATGGAAAGTCCCAACATCGGTAAAAGAAACCCAATCCTTCTTAGGATTCGCCAACTACTACCGACGATTCATCAAAGACTTCAGTAAAACCGCTATCCCACTCACGGAAATCACCAAAAAGGATAAACAATTCCAatggaacgacaaggcacaagaagctTTCGAGAAGCTTAAATCAGCCATCACAAGCGAACCCGTCCTTGTTATGTTTGACCCCGACCGGCAAGTTGAACTCGAGACCGATGCTTCCGACTTCGCCTTGGGAGGACAAATAGGACAACGAGACGACAACGGTGTACTACACCCTATTGCTTTCTACTCTCATAAGAtgcacggagcagaactCAACTACCCCATCTATGACAAAGAATTCCTAGCTATCGTCAACTGCTTTAAGGAATTCAGGCACTACCTCAGAGGAAGCAAACACCCAGTGAAAGTGTTCACCGATCACAAAAACATAGCTTACTTTGCAACGACGCAAGAGCTAaaccgacgacaattacgctACGCCGAATACCTATGTGAATTCGACTTCACCATAGCGCACTGTAAAGGAACAGACAATGGACGCGCAGACGCCATTAGTCGACGACCAGACTTTGACACTGGAActgtcaagaccaaggaaCAACTCTTGGAAACCAACTCTAAGGGAGAATATCAGTTCACACAACCTGTCAAAACCATCGCCTTAACCCGCAAAGGAAtaacagaagaagagaaacaacGCTACATCGGATTCAAGAAGTACATCTCGATGCAACAACTAAAAGAACACCATCGAGACATGCACGAGAAACCCGAAGAAGCCAGCGCAAGCCATCTTTCTTGGTATTTCGGATCAGGAAGAGATGAACGAATCAGACAAATCATGGACAAATGCCCAACCTGCAAACAAA
This window of the Fusarium oxysporum f. sp. lycopersici 4287 chromosome 14, whole genome shotgun sequence genome carries:
- a CDS encoding hypothetical protein (At least one base has a quality score < 10), with amino-acid sequence MSANVNPVQQQNAAANLQGHQPAAPANPAPVNRPPTDQNMDDADDSSQSSDDSEVERLREQLGNVTNEMNEMRQMLEEFTALQHQQNQSNNNTQQEMYNLASAANNGRDPGEVLKPSPPEYFDGTPSKLPTFLTQSRAFITYYPNQFRNDSAKVMYMAGRLIKTAAQWFQPIMNDYMTNPPYKLQPRTALLFGENGRHEMEEALKMAFGTIDEKGQAERKIKTLKQTGSASTLGVEFLQLASKLPWDQDVLMSFFFDALKEQVQQELWEKDRPRTLVEYINMAVKIDDRQFAWRTRNSRGNKGRQDNKPRYHANQGRTRQTDTSYGTEAGPMAIGMTKRDKSKVTCYNCGKKGHYERECKNPVKTNQKYRPVPEGKKINMVKKNEEPQMAIKTINMTRKDGYDMTQAKVHQQLRSNPSMYTTRSLAKKKPLEKYYSKLEPEQRPVLGHTAPSTEVLYSRSKEEKREKRNNREQKKRQQAKKDKTIELEWVPVPEHNQQPTKGKSIFMVRKGKEIAPKPDNEPSTKEVNQEIDNIPVKVTSRRPNRHTNDPNYLESCRVQRESDARKLRNKNEKTIWNTPIVPQYDEFNQRFWTNKHQKYTELARERAITEQDDDIYIRAYTKEMLEDPTTPEERMQAEKDLRRYPNHPNHKQISWVSCTRHYCSRHQQDKIANDCFPVQVPEHQEQKPYLIIDTVGYRVTKKYRGSQVAKLEAHTETRERALAHIQNSRHVSQWRQRVQQEVEIAEDETLDQELSQINQDITRWEGELSQDEQDILRQLDKQQLQERLIQTEEEKGRPLTEGEKADIILDHEVGKMEAAYQQKLATQNECPDDINCTKSECSMDHPWGKGTRHL